The genomic region TAGCGTTACCAGCGGAACCCGGGTTGAAACCACCAATCCAACCGATCCAAGTGAAGACAGTACCCAACACGACAGAGGTAACGGAATGTGGCTTGTACTTAGGAACACCAGACTTCGTCAATGGATCATTTCTTCTACCCAAAATCAAAGCGTAAATCAAAGCACCGTGACCGGAGCAAATGTGGACTGGACCACCACCTGCGTAATCTAAAGCACCAAGGGTAGCCAACCAACCCTCTGGGTTCCAAGTCCAACAAGCAATTGGACAGTATACGATGgtgatgaacaagaacaaaaagacCATCATTGGGAACAATCTAGCTCTTTCACAGGCACCACCGACCATCAAAATACCGGTGACCATTGCGAACATACCTTGAAACCAAGCGAATAAGATATCTGGAACAGTACCAGCAGCAGAAGGAGCACCAAGAACgtttttgaaaccaaatTCGGATAAAGTACCGATGAAACCGTTACCTCTTGTATTATGGGAGAACACAAGACTGTAACCCCACCAATACCATTGGAAAGTGACCACCGAAATAGTCATAATGGAAGCCCATAATAGAGACAAAGCGTGCTTTTTTCTCGAAAGACCAGAGTACAACAAACCGATACCTGGGACCATTAACCAGACAAATGAACCGGCAACCATAATCCAGGCCATGTTAGCCTTGTCATATGGAGTGTTCAAATCTGTATCCAAAGAGTTACCACCGGTTCCGGTGTCAGTTGGAATACCTGTAAATTCGGACATTGTAAAATAATAATTTGGGAAAAACTTAAACTTTAAACTTTAAACTTCAAACCTTTCTTAACGTATTAACAATTGGCACTTCTAAAGCAAGAGATTCAATTGTATATAATTTCGCCaatattttggttttaCTTTTCCTAGTCGAAGCCTTAATCCTCTGGTTACACAAGTTACAGACAAAAAAACGTaaacaaacaaaattaAAGGCAGACAGCTGAACAGAATAAGCATTGTCCGATGGTACGAGAGATCGAAGCACTGTatttatatgaaaaaaaaaaaacttcCTCCATAAAACGAGTGAATAAGAGATATCCGTCCCATCCATATCtaattcaaatctttaatCTCTAACTCTCTGATTAAGAAAACTGAACTAACCTGTAAAATGTTCCTCAACCAAAGATAAACAAATATGAGATAATAGCATGAATGCCAGACCCTTATTGACAAGAGATCAGCATCTTCGCAGAAAAACATGCACTAACGCGGATAGAGATGACGATGTGAGGAAAAACCCGTTTCGACAAATAAGATTTCGTTTTGAAGCTAATCAGCGATGACACAGCCTATATCAGATTTTTATCAGTAAGGTATGAACGGTCCATTGGCATTGAAATATCACTCTCAGCGTTGCGCCCGAATTTCTAGGAGCGCATCAAATTGAAGGTACGCCCCTATCTAGAGAATGCTCGtatgataatgaaaaacTAGAAgcgaagaaaaaaataaaaaaaaagatcacGGAATAACAATCCACTGGGATTTGAATTAATCCCataaaggaaaagaatCGTGATAAGAAAAAAGCTCTATCGCAGATGCCACAACTAAggtttcctttttcttatttttttatgCTTAGTTTTTGTATTGTCTTTCTTGGAGCTTACGTTACTATTCCATAATATGCTATGGATTAGAGAATAAGGGATTACGGAGAATACCGACGCTTCGTCGTTTACTCATCTCGGAAAGAAGTAACGTTAGGGTAGCTGCAACAAGCTGTTAAGACCAAATGAGGGACAATGAATATTTTGCTTATCTCGTGATACCCAGTATAAAAGTTAAGATTTAATAACGTCATTGTAAGTTTCTTTAGGAGATTGATACCTTACTATGTATTGTAATACATAAGGATCAATACTGGAGAACCAATGTTTTAATGTTGAGACCGACATTAACATGTTAAAATAATTAGTAGTTGAAGAATCGGGGAGAatcaataaagaatattttgtgGAATTGCCAGTTACCAGAACTTTGCAATGTTGAAGTCACTGTTGTTAGATCAGTTTTTTAAGCATTAGTTTTTGGTTCAGATTGGAGTTCCTCTGAAGAACTGTTTCCTGTTTGGACTTTGTCGTCAATGATTGCTGCGGGAGCTTCAGCGATGGATTTGGATCTGATTGGCTCTGGGATGTAGACAGCATCTTCTTCGTAGGTGAAttcaccaatttcaacttcatcagtacccaattcttcttcttcaggtCTCAATCTCAATCTTAGGAATGGGATCCTGTCCAAGATCAATAGCAAACATGCGGTAACGACACAGGTCCAGGCGACACTCGCACACATGGCAGCTAATTGGTAACCAACTTGCTTGTAGTTATGGTTGATCCAACCTCCAGCAATTGGGGAACTTTCAACGCCGGCCAATGCGTTAATGTAATCGGCAGCGAAAATACCAGTCAAAACTGAACCGATACAGCCACCGACACCATGTAAAGCGTACACGTCCAAACCGTCATCGATTCTCAAGATATGCTTCAAATCAACGGCGAAATTACAACCAGCAGCGGTAACAATACCAACGATAACTGAGGCCCATAATGGAACAAATCCAGCAGCCGGAGTAATACCAACTAAACCTGCAATCGCACCGGAGCACAAACCAACAGTAGTCCATTTACGACCACATCTAAAGTAATCGATGAACATCCAGGTCAAAGCTCCACATGAACCAGCCAAGTTAGTTGAATAAGCAGAGTACCAAGCTCTAATGGTAGTGTTACCGGCGGAGCCTGGGTTGAAGGCACCAATCCAACCTAGCCAAGTGAAGACAGTACCCAGCACGACAGAGGTAACGGAATGTGGCTTGTACTTAGGAACACCAGATTTTGTCAATGGATCGTTTCTCTTACCCAAAATCAAAGCGTACATCAAAGCACCATGACCGGAGCAAATGTGGACTGGACCACCACCTGCGTAATCTAAAGCACCAAGGGCAGCCAACCAACCCTCTGGGTTCCAAGTCCAACAAGCAATTGGACAGTATACGATGgtgatgaacaagaacaaaaagacCATCATTGGGAACAATCTAGCTCTTTCACAGGCACCACCGACCATCAAAATACCGGTGGCAATAGCGAACATACCTTGGAACCAAGCGAATACAATATCAGGAACAACGCCGACAGCAGAAGGAGCACCAAGaacatctttgaaaccGAACATAGATAAAGTACCGATGAATCCGTTACCTCTTGTCTTAGAGAACACAAGACTGTAACCCCACCAATACCATTGGAAAGTGACCACGGCAATGGTCATAATGGAAGCCCACAATAGAGACAAAGCGTGCTTTTTTCTCGAAAGACCAGAGTACAACAAACCGATACCTGGGACCATCAACCAGACAAATGAACCAGCAATAAAAATCCAGACCATGTCAGCCTTGTCATATGGAGCGTTCAAATCTGTATCCAAAGAGTTACCACCAGTACCGGTGTCAGTTGGAATACCTGTAAATTCGGACATtgtaaaataataatatcGGTGATGTCTCAAGATAAAATCGAATAATCTGGGGAATGTTTTCAAGCAAGAGGTTCAATTGTCCCTAAAAGTATATGTCCCACTAATGTTTTTGGTTGTACTTTTCCTGCTGAGGTTTGTTTCCTAGATATAAATTTTGAATGGAATCAGCATTGGCCGATGAGATATTGAGATGCAATCATCGTATACCGCCATATTTATACCAAAAAATTCTCAATTGAGAGAAGCAGATATATGCGTACCGCATTGTTGATGGGATCAAGAAGATTAGACTGGATTAAGATAATACCCGTTAATCAAAGATAAATAACTGAACAAGAGATAGATGAGAAGACCCTTTATTGACAAAGACAGGTCTAAGAAAAATAAGCATAGGATCCATTAGATGGCAGAGTTAACAGATATAACCTAGAACAAAAAGGGTCTCAATAGATAAGATGTCGTATTGATACTAGTCAGAGAAGAGTTACTTGTATTGATACAGTATTATCCTGTCTGATGCAGCAGGTAATTGCATCTTTATCAGTCAACAACGGAACCATATTTTCGGCGACGTAACAGTGATCATTATTCAATGGCGTTTCGAGTTTCCTCAAGTACATCAAAATTAAATAAACCTGTATCTAGAGAATGCTCCTATGAAAGACCAGACAAATAAAATACAGGCTTGTAATTACAACCAATTGTgaacaaattcaataatTGAAATTTACCCTCCATATGGACCCGGTGTTGACGGGAAAACACATCATAGAGTCCAGGATGAAGCTAACCCCATACATTATGGAGCTTTCCTATGGACGAAGAATTAAGGATAAAGGGCGAAGGGTAAAGTGGACTAGCGGCTGAAAAGCCGTTTTCACTCTATCAGTTTGATATCACAGATAACGAAAGTTGGTACTCGAGGAAAATTGAGTCCACCACGATTTTGTCTAAATGATGCCACCAGAGCCAGACtgaaaagtaaaaaaagCACCCTCGGATGACAAGGGTAGATAACGGCTATAACCTAAAAAGGGAAGGGAcaaaaagtgaaaaaggATGGAGGAGGTAGGGCCCGGATAGAAAATGAGTGAACAATTGGAAGCTAATCACGTCACGTGCAAAGCATGTGACTTGTACCCAGATTATTTCCAGAGTGACAGCAACATTATATTCGTCTCTCTCTCGAGAAACGTCTTCATTATGCCACTGTCAAATACCAGAGGTTTATCAAAGTCGGTGTTTGTGTGGCGGGGTTTATGAAAAGGTATAAGTTtgagaaatgaaaatgaacaaagtaaaaaaaaaggttaAGAATATAAGAGACACATACACAGCAGGTATCAATAAAGATCTTCATTCAGTTCAGAGATCAATAGGTTTAAACTGCATTTCTTTAATTCAGCATCCTCTTCACCCCCAAAATGACCCGTAACGGATACGTTCTTTTGTTAAGTTTGGCCTGTGTTTTTACAACTACCTATGGGTTGATCCAATGTACTCAGATCAAGTTGCCAAGTAACTTGGCAACTGCTGGTCACAAGCAGTTTCTCACTAATATCTCTGCTGTTGTTACAATTGTCAATGGTGCCCTGAATACTGTAAACCAATTGCTTGGCAATAAGGGAACCCTACACTTCTGGTCAAGAGAATTTACGTTTCCAATAGCAACATGTCTCGAAACTATCGTATGCGTCATATATTGGCCACTAAgaatatttttcattccCTTGATCATGCATGGCGTTCAAGATTCCAGCCGCTCTCCATTACCAATGCATGTCGATATAGCGATACATTTGTTACCTATCATTTACTTATGCTTGGattacttcttcttgaagGAGGCACCATTCCAAATCGCTGGGTGGAAAGTTTTCTTGTCGCTGCCACTGTTGGGACTTACTTACAGGATCTATCTTGATTCTATCATCGGACCAAGTGGTAGTTATCCATATCCGTTCTTGGATGTCCCAGAACCATATAAATCTGTCATCTTCGTAACTGTCTCATTGTCCTCCGGTGGGTTGTACATTTTGTACCAAAAGTTTCACAGAAACCAACGTTCTGTTTCACTTAAGAGGGattgatcaattggatGCAAGCTCCAGTTGCAAATCGAATGTACCAATCCTTGACGCTTTTCCTTCAATCTTGCCCTCATTAGGGTTTGAATCTATATTGGACGGAAAACACTTTGATAAACTCCGTTACCCGGAGTAAGGAGATCATTCACACTAAcatgaaattttttttgccaGTATATAAAATCAGATACATATTTCTTCGTTTCCACTTATAGGCCTTTCAATGATTAAATACATTAGAACTATTTTAGTTTAACCTTAGTTACTATTTGTTTCCTAAAAGATCAACATCAATATTATCGCTCCACGGTTATCCCTGTGTAAGATTTCGTTCTGCGCGGGGACCGGGTTATGTGTTGTTCACTATTTCCTGGTTTTAATAATTTGTGTTGAAGCGTAGATTTAATACCAAGTACGTTGCTGGGCGCCTGATATTGAGTCAATTTGATTATGATCTATTGGGAATCAGCTGTATCTACATTTTCTCCACTTTAATGACCGTAATGTTTATAATTCTTGGTAGTATTTCTTACTTTCgtttattttattatatttagGAACTTCCGTCGCGGTTATGTACAGAGAGCGTTACTATAGAGCATTCTTTCTAGTTAGATAATCAAACCTAGAGTACGTGTACCCGATGAATGGTAAATCTTCCTTTGCATTGGATTGAGGAACCCCTTGTTGCTGTGTCATCATCTGTTCTCTTTGTCTTGCAGCTTGTGCCATTGCTGGTGAATCAGGGACATTTTCTAATTCATCAGTTGGGAAGAACCTAGTATCTGTGACACTGGACAACTTAGGAATATAAGGAGCTTCCACTTGCCTGATAGTGTTCCAATCAACACCACTGAAGAAAGGATGTGCCTTAATTTCATCGGCACCACCATGTCTACCTAGACGATTTTCAGAGTGAGTTAACAATCTTCTGATTAGATCTTCAGCTTCATAAGAAATATGAATATCATCGGGGAATTGCAAAGTTTGTTCGAAATTCATGATCTTACGATACGTTTCTTGTGGTGTTTCAGAGCAAAATGGAGGCCAACCAATTAGACACTCGTACATAATAGCTCCTAATGACCACCAATCACATTCCTGACCATAACCTTGGTACAGGAAAATTTCAGGTGCAATATAATCCGGAGTACCAACAGTAGAGTATGCCATTAGTCTACGCGACTTTCTCCAAGTTTGCATTTGTTGTCTATTTGTCATGGTTAAATGAATGGCGTCAACCAACATTGTATTTCTATTACCATTGTTTGTTTCGTTTGGGAGCTGAGGTTTTTGTAGATTtaattgctgttgttgctgttgttgttgctgttgtttctttgcCTCGTCCTCTTGTAATAACTTTTTGTAGTAACTTGAATCGTGAGTCTTATGGAACCCCGTACTCAAACCAAAATCTGATAGTTTAATGTGGCCTCTAATATCTATCAAGATATTATCTGGTTTAATATCTCTGTGAATAAAGCCCAATTTATGAATGACCTCGATAGCAAGTATACATTCTGCCATGTAGAATCTTG from Kluyveromyces lactis strain NRRL Y-1140 chromosome D complete sequence harbors:
- a CDS encoding ammonium transporter (similar to uniprot|P41948 Saccharomyces cerevisiae YNL142W MEP2 Ammonium permease involved in regulation of pseudohyphal growth belongs to a ubiquitous family of cytoplasmic membrane proteins that transport only ammonium (NH4) expression is under the nitrogen catabolite repression regulation) — encoded protein: MSEFTGIPTDTGTGGNSLDTDLNTPYDKANMAWIMVAGSFVWLMVPGIGLLYSGLSRKKHALSLLWASIMTISVVTFQWYWWGYSLVFSHNTRGNGFIGTLSEFGFKNVLGAPSAAGTVPDILFAWFQGMFAMVTGILMVGGACERARLFPMMVFLFLFITIVYCPIACWTWNPEGWLATLGALDYAGGGPVHICSGHGALIYALILGRRNDPLTKSGVPKYKPHSVTSVVLGTVFTWIGWIGGFNPGSAGNATIRAWYSAYSTNLAAACGALTWMFIDYFRSGRKWTTVGLCSGAISGLVGITPAAGFVPLWASVIIGIVTAAGCNLAVDLKNLLKIDDGLDVYALHGVGGCIGSVLTGIFAADYINALAGVESSPIAGGWINHNYKQVGYQLAAVCATIAWTCVVTACLLLILDRIPFLRLRLRPEEEELGTDEAEIGEFTYEEDAVYIPEPIRSKSIAEAPPANIDDKIHTGNNSSSELQSEPKTTSANA
- a CDS encoding uncharacterized protein (similar to uniprot|P38842 Saccharomyces cerevisiae YHR140W Hypothetical ORF) — its product is MTRNGYVLLLSLACVFTTTYGLIQCTQIKLPSNLATAGHKQFLTNISAVVTIVNGALNTVNQLLGNKGTLHFWSREFTFPIATCLETIVCVIYWPLRIFFIPLIMHGVQDSSRSPLPMHVDIAIHLLPIIYLCLDYFFLKEAPFQIAGWKVFLSLPLLGLTYRIYLDSIIGPSGSYPYPFLDVPEPYKSVIFVTVSLSSGGLYILYQKFHRNQRSVSLKRD
- a CDS encoding ammonium transporter (similar to uniprot|P41948 Saccharomyces cerevisiae YNL142W MEP2 Ammonium permease involved in regulation of pseudohyphal growth belongs to a ubiquitous family of cytoplasmic membrane proteins that transport only ammonium (NH4) expression is under the nitrogen catabolite repression regulation), encoding MSEFTGIPTDTGTGGNSLDTDLNAPYDKADMVWIFIAGSFVWLMVPGIGLLYSGLSRKKHALSLLWASIMTIAVVTFQWYWWGYSLVFSKTRGNGFIGTLSMFGFKDVLGAPSAVGVVPDIVFAWFQGMFAIATGILMVGGACERARLFPMMVFLFLFITIVYCPIACWTWNPEGWLAALGALDYAGGGPVHICSGHGALMYALILGKRNDPLTKSGVPKYKPHSVTSVVLGTVFTWLGWIGAFNPGSAGNTTIRAWYSAYSTNLAGSCGALTWMFIDYFRCGRKWTTVGLCSGAIAGLVGITPAAGFVPLWASVIVGIVTAAGCNFAVDLKHILRIDDGLDVYALHGVGGCIGSVLTGIFAADYINALAGVESSPIAGGWINHNYKQVGYQLAAMCASVAWTCVVTACLLLILDRIPFLRLRLRPEEEELGTDEVEIGEFTYEEDAVYIPEPIRSKSIAEAPAAIIDDKVQTGNSSSEELQSEPKTNA